One part of the Streptomyces sp. NBC_00286 genome encodes these proteins:
- a CDS encoding ATP-binding protein, with translation MSTTRPYPPGDRGPEAGVCGASGEARDDGSARPAARQVRRLNLDGASGVVPLARDFARQALYAWGWLPAATADRRAAAEDVLLVVSELVTNACLHAEGPDELWIACDNKVLRVEVSDRGAGQPAPRTPHRAGRPGGHGMFIVQRLCLDWGVVRAPGVAGKTVWAELGAPA, from the coding sequence ATGAGCACCACCCGGCCTTACCCGCCGGGCGACCGCGGCCCGGAGGCGGGCGTCTGCGGCGCTTCGGGGGAGGCCAGAGACGACGGGTCCGCGCGCCCGGCCGCCCGTCAGGTCCGTCGGCTCAACCTCGACGGGGCGAGCGGGGTCGTCCCCCTCGCCCGCGATTTCGCGCGCCAGGCGCTGTACGCATGGGGCTGGCTGCCCGCCGCGACCGCCGACCGGCGGGCCGCCGCCGAGGACGTACTGCTGGTCGTCTCCGAGCTCGTCACCAACGCCTGCCTGCACGCCGAGGGCCCGGACGAGCTGTGGATCGCCTGCGACAACAAGGTGCTGCGCGTCGAGGTCTCCGACCGGGGCGCCGGCCAGCCCGCTCCGCGCACCCCGCACCGCGCCGGGCGCCCCGGCGGCCACGGGATGTTCATCGTGCAGCGGCTGTGCCTGGACTGGGGGGTCGTCCGCGCTCCAGGGGTGGCGGGCAAGACGGTATGGGCGGAGCTCGGGGCGCCCGCTTAG
- a CDS encoding dipeptidase: MTSLDEARELLREFPIADGHNDLPWALREQVRYDLDARDLTTDQSAHLHTDLPRLRAGGVGAQFWSVYVRSDLPEPVPATLEQIDCVQQLIARHPADLKAALTAADMEAARGEGRIASLMGAEGGHSIANSLATLRALYALGVRYMTLTHNDNIPWADSATDEPGVGGLSAFGREVVREMNREGMLVDLSHVAPTTMRDALDTTVAPVIFSHSSARAVCDHPRNIPDDVLERLPANGGVAMVTFVPKFVLQAAVDWTEAADENMREHGFHPLDTTSEAMKVHRAFEDAHPRPVATAATVADHLDHMREAAGIDHIGIGGDYDGTAFTPDDLHDVSGYPNLIAELLNRGWSKPDLAKLTWQNAVRVLGAAADVARDERSRRGPSNATLVQLDG; encoded by the coding sequence GTGACGTCGCTGGACGAAGCCCGGGAACTGCTGCGGGAGTTCCCGATCGCCGACGGGCACAACGACCTCCCCTGGGCCCTGCGCGAACAGGTCCGCTACGACCTCGACGCCCGCGACCTCACCACCGACCAGAGCGCGCACCTGCACACCGACCTGCCGCGGCTGCGCGCAGGCGGCGTGGGCGCCCAGTTCTGGTCGGTGTACGTCCGCTCGGACCTGCCGGAGCCCGTGCCCGCCACGCTCGAACAGATCGACTGCGTACAGCAGTTGATCGCGCGCCATCCCGCGGACCTGAAGGCCGCGCTGACCGCCGCCGACATGGAGGCGGCGCGCGGCGAGGGCCGTATCGCCTCGCTGATGGGCGCGGAGGGCGGCCACTCGATCGCCAACTCCCTCGCCACGCTACGGGCGTTGTACGCGCTGGGCGTCCGCTACATGACGCTCACCCACAACGACAACATCCCCTGGGCGGACTCCGCGACGGACGAGCCGGGCGTCGGCGGCCTGTCGGCCTTCGGCCGCGAGGTGGTCCGGGAGATGAACCGCGAGGGCATGCTCGTCGACCTCTCCCACGTCGCCCCGACGACGATGCGCGACGCCCTCGACACGACCGTCGCGCCCGTGATCTTCTCCCACTCCTCCGCACGCGCGGTCTGCGACCACCCCCGCAACATCCCGGATGACGTACTGGAGCGCCTGCCGGCCAACGGCGGCGTAGCGATGGTGACGTTCGTCCCGAAGTTCGTCCTCCAGGCGGCCGTCGACTGGACGGAGGCGGCGGACGAGAACATGCGCGAGCACGGCTTCCACCCCCTGGACACCACGTCAGAGGCGATGAAGGTCCACCGCGCCTTCGAGGACGCGCACCCCCGCCCGGTCGCCACCGCCGCGACGGTCGCCGACCACCTCGACCACATGCGCGAGGCCGCCGGAATCGACCACATCGGCATCGGCGGCGACTACGACGGCACAGCCTTCACCCCCGACGACCTGCACGACGTCTCGGGCTACCCGAACCTCATCGCCGAACTCCTGAACCGGGGTTGGTCAAAGCCGGACCTCGCCAAGCTGACCTGGCAGAACGCGGTACGAGTGCTGGGGGCGGCGGCGGACGTGGCACGCGATGAGCGCTCCCGCAGGGGTCCGTCGAACGCGACACTGGTGCAACTGGACGGCTAA
- a CDS encoding polysaccharide deacetylase family protein, translating to MRSVRQDGKVGFRRALATAVLASALLATGATGCARPVAPAEHLDRLDKKATSTVRTHGVPAATYRRWGLPAPLAPAPEPPARPDVRPAGPGLPPVVDRVPTRDKVVFLTFDDGAERDPRFVDLVRELRLPVSMFLTDSVVGPGYAHFGRLRAVGASVQNHTLDHPYLPSLPYAGQRAEICGQQDKLKHRFGIRPHLFRPPYGAYNDDTLRAAADCGVAAVVLWSDAKRLRPGDILHCPEGRDGATLAETTTRMLNHIQQQGFTVARLEDYL from the coding sequence ATGCGATCGGTACGACAAGATGGCAAAGTCGGCTTCCGTCGCGCCCTGGCCACGGCCGTACTCGCGTCCGCACTGCTGGCCACAGGCGCCACCGGCTGCGCCCGCCCCGTCGCCCCGGCCGAACACCTCGACAGGCTCGACAAGAAGGCGACATCGACGGTACGAACCCACGGCGTCCCGGCCGCGACGTACCGCCGCTGGGGCCTCCCCGCCCCGCTCGCCCCGGCACCGGAACCACCCGCCCGCCCCGACGTACGCCCCGCGGGTCCGGGCCTGCCGCCCGTCGTCGACCGTGTCCCCACCCGCGACAAGGTCGTCTTCCTGACCTTCGACGACGGCGCCGAGCGCGACCCGCGGTTCGTCGACCTGGTCCGCGAACTCCGGCTGCCGGTCAGCATGTTCCTCACGGACAGCGTCGTAGGACCGGGATACGCGCACTTCGGCCGCCTGCGCGCGGTAGGCGCAAGCGTCCAGAACCACACCCTGGACCACCCCTACCTGCCCAGCCTCCCCTACGCCGGCCAACGAGCCGAGATCTGCGGCCAACAGGACAAACTCAAGCACCGCTTCGGAATCCGCCCCCACCTGTTCCGCCCCCCATACGGCGCCTACAACGACGACACGCTCAGAGCGGCAGCGGACTGCGGAGTAGCGGCGGTGGTCCTGTGGAGCGACGCGAAGCGCCTACGGCCGGGCGACATCCTCCACTGCCCGGAGGGCCGCGACGGCGCAACCCTCGCGGAGACGACGACGCGAATGCTGAACCACATCCAGCAGCAGGGCTTCACGGTGGCAAGGCTGGAGGATTACCTCTGA
- a CDS encoding GtrA family protein → MGKGGSRGAHAAPRSVVRQRIDRLTRELAKFGVVGGLGLGVNLLVFNLVRSTTDLQVVRASVIATVVAIVSNYIGFRYFTYRDRDKSGRTKELSLFLLFSAIGLVIENGILYVATYGLDLDSALQSNFFKFLGIGIATLFRFWSYRTWVFRSLPAREAVASAESFLTPEALLAEDRPTRQFTRVLR, encoded by the coding sequence ATGGGCAAAGGTGGTTCACGCGGGGCACATGCCGCGCCGCGCAGCGTGGTACGCCAGCGTATCGACCGGCTGACACGGGAGCTCGCCAAGTTCGGGGTGGTCGGCGGCCTGGGGCTGGGGGTCAATCTTCTCGTCTTCAACCTCGTCCGCAGCACCACGGATCTGCAGGTCGTGCGGGCCAGTGTGATCGCCACGGTGGTGGCGATCGTCTCCAACTACATAGGCTTCCGCTATTTCACCTACCGCGACCGCGACAAGAGCGGCCGCACCAAGGAACTCTCGCTCTTCCTGCTGTTCAGCGCCATCGGCCTGGTGATCGAGAACGGCATTCTGTACGTCGCCACGTACGGCCTCGACCTCGACAGCGCCCTGCAGAGCAACTTCTTCAAGTTCCTCGGCATCGGTATCGCGACCCTGTTCCGCTTCTGGTCCTACCGCACCTGGGTGTTCCGTTCGCTCCCGGCCCGCGAGGCCGTGGCCAGTGCCGAATCGTTCCTGACGCCGGAGGCCCTCCTGGCGGAGGACCGTCCGACCCGGCAGTTCACGCGCGTTCTTCGCTGA
- a CDS encoding class I SAM-dependent methyltransferase: MAPDPHRPCAVRALDTAHRARTVHRLAHNGAVDDHDPLASFAALLTDRGRFLLDEVREVEPAQELAVATRLRREHPAELVSAAIAQARWRQRAVAKFGGADAGRMFFTANGVEQATRATVAAYRAKRFTDLGVRSVADLCCGIGGDAIALARAGVRVLAVDRDPLTCAVARANAEELGLGDLIDVREANVTEVDTSSYDAVFVDPARRGGRGRIFDPEAYSPPLTWAVDAARKAPRAALKIAPGIPHEAVPGEAEAEWVSDAGDVKEAVLWFGTEPGVVRATLLPGPRSLRGRGLPDPQVRPPGRYLYEPDGAVIRAHLVAEVAEEVGGGLLDETIAYVTADAVTSTPYATAYEITDQLPFNVKRLKALLRERDVGILTVKKRGSAVEPEELRRKVKPQGPNSATVFLTRMKGAPTMLIGHPVQRQKAA; the protein is encoded by the coding sequence ATGGCCCCGGATCCTCACAGGCCATGCGCCGTACGAGCCCTCGACACCGCCCACCGGGCGCGTACCGTCCACCGACTGGCCCACAATGGGGCCGTGGACGATCACGACCCCCTGGCCTCCTTCGCCGCGCTGCTCACCGACCGCGGACGGTTTCTGCTCGACGAGGTGCGGGAGGTCGAACCGGCGCAGGAGCTGGCCGTGGCCACGCGGTTGCGGCGGGAGCATCCCGCCGAGCTCGTGTCCGCGGCGATCGCGCAGGCGCGGTGGCGGCAGCGGGCGGTGGCGAAGTTCGGGGGCGCTGACGCCGGGCGGATGTTCTTCACCGCGAATGGGGTCGAGCAGGCGACTCGGGCGACGGTCGCGGCGTACCGGGCGAAGCGTTTCACGGACCTCGGCGTACGGTCCGTCGCCGATCTCTGCTGTGGCATCGGCGGGGACGCCATCGCCCTCGCCCGCGCGGGGGTACGTGTCCTGGCTGTCGATCGCGACCCGCTGACCTGCGCGGTGGCGCGAGCGAACGCCGAAGAGCTGGGGCTCGGCGACCTGATCGACGTACGGGAGGCGAATGTCACGGAGGTCGATACGTCCTCGTACGACGCGGTCTTCGTCGATCCCGCCAGGAGGGGTGGACGGGGGCGGATCTTCGATCCTGAGGCTTATTCGCCGCCTCTCACCTGGGCCGTCGATGCGGCCCGCAAGGCGCCTCGGGCCGCGCTGAAGATCGCGCCCGGGATTCCGCACGAGGCGGTTCCGGGCGAGGCCGAGGCCGAGTGGGTCTCGGATGCCGGGGATGTGAAGGAGGCGGTGCTGTGGTTCGGCACCGAACCCGGGGTTGTGCGTGCCACCCTGCTGCCCGGGCCGCGCAGCCTGCGCGGGCGTGGGCTGCCCGATCCTCAAGTGCGGCCGCCGGGGCGGTACTTGTACGAGCCTGACGGTGCCGTCATCCGTGCGCACCTGGTCGCGGAGGTCGCCGAGGAGGTAGGCGGCGGGCTGCTCGACGAGACGATCGCGTACGTCACCGCGGACGCCGTGACCTCGACCCCGTACGCCACCGCCTACGAGATCACGGATCAACTCCCCTTCAACGTAAAGAGGTTGAAGGCGTTGCTACGGGAGCGTGACGTCGGCATCCTCACCGTCAAGAAGCGCGGCTCGGCGGTCGAGCCGGAGGAACTCCGGCGCAAGGTGAAGCCGCAAGGGCCGAACTCGGCGACCGTGTTCCTGACGCGCATGAAGGGGGCTCCGACCATGCTGATCGGGCATCCCGTCCAACGGCAGAAGGCCGCTTAG
- a CDS encoding response regulator transcription factor, producing MTRVLLAEDDASISEPLARALRREGYEVEVRQDGPTALDAGIQGGVDLVVLDLGLPGMDGLEVARRLRAEGHTIPILILTARADEVDTVVGLDAGADDYVTKPFRLAELLARVRALLRRGATEPQQAPATHGVRIDVESHRAWMGDEELQLTAKEFDLLRVLVRDAGRVVTRDQLMREVWDTTWWSSTKTLDMHISWLRKKLGDDAANPRYIATVRGVGFRFEKS from the coding sequence ATGACCCGAGTACTGCTCGCCGAGGACGACGCGTCCATTTCGGAGCCGCTGGCCCGCGCTCTGCGTCGGGAGGGTTACGAGGTCGAGGTACGCCAGGACGGGCCCACCGCGCTCGACGCCGGTATTCAGGGTGGCGTCGATCTGGTCGTGCTCGACCTCGGGCTGCCCGGTATGGACGGACTGGAGGTGGCCCGTCGGCTGCGTGCCGAAGGGCACACCATCCCGATCCTCATCCTGACCGCGCGCGCCGACGAGGTGGACACCGTCGTGGGCCTCGACGCGGGCGCCGACGACTACGTCACGAAGCCGTTCCGTCTCGCCGAGCTGCTCGCCCGGGTGCGGGCGCTGCTCCGGCGCGGGGCCACGGAGCCGCAGCAGGCGCCCGCCACGCACGGTGTGCGCATCGATGTCGAGTCGCACCGGGCGTGGATGGGTGACGAGGAGCTCCAGCTGACGGCCAAGGAATTCGATCTTCTGCGGGTGCTGGTCCGGGACGCGGGGCGGGTTGTCACGCGCGACCAGCTGATGCGTGAGGTGTGGGACACGACCTGGTGGTCCTCCACCAAGACCCTCGATATGCACATCTCGTGGCTGCGCAAGAAGCTCGGTGACGACGCGGCCAATCCTCGGTACATCGCGACGGTACGCGGGGTCGGCTTCCGCTTCGAGAAAAGCTGA
- a CDS encoding LPXTG cell wall anchor domain-containing protein yields the protein MSYRTYQKRTAALAFAAALAGSAVLMAAPAAWAEVVDVEYNCKTPIGDKSAVSPIDIKSAESGNGYKITMSWQKGVSSSPVELGKGAMSPSATIKLGGAESGTLEVKGPPNAEAIPANTPIKVSDLSGTYTPSKSGKVTFTPGVLTIKALGTTTTCEPGNDPGPALSLDVKAAGGGGGSSETAPEGGAGAGAELPQTGPEDNAIALGTLGGTVLLAGTAGVLWLTRRNQAPR from the coding sequence GTGTCATACCGGACGTACCAGAAACGAACCGCCGCGCTCGCGTTCGCCGCGGCCCTGGCGGGCTCGGCGGTGCTGATGGCCGCCCCCGCAGCTTGGGCCGAGGTCGTCGACGTCGAGTACAACTGCAAGACGCCGATCGGTGACAAGTCCGCCGTCTCGCCCATCGACATCAAGAGTGCCGAGAGCGGCAACGGCTACAAGATCACCATGTCCTGGCAGAAGGGCGTCTCGTCCAGCCCCGTCGAACTGGGCAAGGGCGCGATGAGCCCGAGCGCCACCATCAAGCTGGGCGGCGCCGAGAGCGGCACGCTCGAAGTGAAGGGCCCTCCCAACGCGGAGGCGATCCCCGCCAACACCCCCATCAAGGTCAGCGACTTGAGCGGTACGTACACGCCGTCCAAGAGCGGCAAGGTCACCTTCACGCCGGGCGTGCTCACCATCAAGGCACTCGGTACGACGACGACCTGCGAGCCCGGCAACGATCCGGGTCCCGCGCTGAGCCTGGACGTCAAGGCCGCGGGTGGCGGCGGCGGTTCGTCGGAGACCGCCCCCGAGGGCGGCGCCGGCGCTGGCGCCGAGCTCCCGCAGACCGGCCCCGAGGACAACGCGATCGCCCTCGGCACGCTCGGCGGCACGGTGCTCCTCGCCGGAACGGCCGGGGTCCTGTGGCTGACCCGACGGAACCAGGCGCCGCGCTGA
- a CDS encoding STAS domain-containing protein codes for MDRGTVGSAQSGRLLVEVREEGSSAVVTPAGELDHHTADLLRVPLEDCLERGFARLVVDCSRLEFCDSTGLNVLLGARLKAEDAGGGVHLAGMLPVVARVFEITGAAAVFTVHDTLDAALRE; via the coding sequence ATGGACCGCGGGACGGTCGGCAGCGCACAATCGGGCCGGCTTCTGGTCGAGGTGCGGGAAGAGGGCTCAAGCGCCGTCGTGACCCCGGCGGGTGAGTTGGATCACCACACCGCCGATCTGCTGCGAGTGCCGCTCGAGGATTGCCTCGAGCGCGGGTTCGCACGCCTCGTCGTGGACTGTTCGCGGCTCGAGTTCTGCGACTCCACCGGGCTGAACGTGTTGCTCGGCGCCAGACTCAAAGCCGAGGACGCGGGCGGCGGGGTCCATCTGGCCGGGATGCTTCCGGTGGTGGCCCGGGTGTTCGAGATCACCGGTGCGGCAGCCGTCTTCACTGTGCACGACACGCTCGATGCGGCGCTGCGCGAGTGA
- a CDS encoding ATP-binding protein, giving the protein MRRRLIQSTLAVVLVVIAVFGVSLVIVETRTIGASAQERVDLEALRLASIVDSRILGDEQINAEILEDQVTDQRYARVAIPGRDPIEVGTKPTGEVIQSKEAVGEEGETVVVEEPRSSITREVGRTFLIIGAVALLAVIAAVLLAVRQANRLASPLTDLAETAERLGSGDPRPRHKRYGVPELDRVADVLDSSAERIARMLTAERRLAADASHQLRTPLTALSMRLEEITLTDDPDTVKEEATIALGQVERLTDVVQRLLTNSRDPRTGSAVTFDLDEVINQQLAEWRPAYRSVGRAIVSSGKRHLQAVGTPGAVAQVLAALIENSLMHGGGTVALRTRVTGNQAVVEVTDEGEGVPAELGARIFERAISGQNSTGIGLAVARDLAEADGGRLEMLQAQPPVFGLFLSRTPKKRASAGQEPETVR; this is encoded by the coding sequence GTGCGTCGCCGTCTTATTCAGTCCACTCTCGCCGTGGTCCTTGTCGTGATCGCTGTGTTCGGGGTCTCGCTCGTCATCGTGGAGACCCGGACGATCGGTGCCAGTGCGCAGGAACGCGTGGATCTGGAGGCGCTGCGGCTGGCCAGCATCGTCGACAGCCGGATTCTCGGGGACGAGCAGATCAATGCCGAGATACTCGAGGATCAGGTCACGGACCAGCGCTATGCGCGGGTCGCGATCCCGGGCCGGGACCCGATCGAGGTCGGCACCAAGCCCACCGGTGAGGTCATCCAGTCGAAGGAGGCCGTCGGCGAGGAGGGCGAGACGGTCGTCGTCGAGGAGCCGCGGTCCTCGATCACCCGTGAAGTCGGCCGTACGTTCCTGATCATCGGCGCGGTCGCCCTGCTCGCGGTGATCGCCGCGGTCCTGCTCGCCGTCCGCCAGGCGAACCGGCTCGCCTCCCCGCTGACCGACCTCGCGGAGACCGCCGAGCGGCTCGGCTCCGGGGACCCGCGTCCGCGCCACAAGCGGTACGGGGTGCCCGAGCTGGACCGTGTCGCCGATGTGCTGGACAGCTCAGCCGAGCGCATCGCGCGGATGCTCACGGCCGAACGCCGGCTGGCCGCCGACGCCTCCCACCAGCTCCGTACGCCCCTCACCGCCCTGTCCATGCGCCTTGAGGAGATCACGCTCACCGACGACCCGGACACCGTGAAGGAGGAAGCGACGATCGCGCTCGGCCAGGTCGAGCGCCTCACGGACGTGGTGCAGCGGCTGCTCACCAACTCCCGCGACCCGCGCACCGGCTCGGCCGTCACCTTCGACCTGGACGAGGTCATCAACCAGCAGCTCGCGGAATGGCGCCCCGCCTACCGCAGCGTGGGCCGCGCGATCGTCAGCTCCGGCAAGCGGCATCTGCAGGCCGTGGGCACGCCCGGAGCGGTGGCCCAGGTGCTGGCCGCCCTGATCGAGAACTCGCTGATGCACGGCGGCGGCACGGTCGCTCTGCGTACCCGCGTCACCGGCAACCAGGCCGTGGTCGAGGTGACCGATGAGGGCGAGGGAGTCCCCGCCGAGCTCGGCGCCCGGATCTTCGAGCGGGCCATCAGTGGCCAAAACTCGACCGGTATCGGCCTCGCTGTGGCCCGTGATCTGGCGGAGGCGGACGGCGGACGGCTCGAAATGCTCCAGGCGCAGCCGCCGGTCTTCGGCCTGTTCCTGTCCCGTACGCCGAAGAAGCGGGCGTCAGCGGGGCAGGAGCCGGAGACGGTTCGATAG
- the groES gene encoding co-chaperone GroES — MTTASSKVAIKPLEDRIVVQAVEAEQTTASGLVIPDTAKEKPQEGVVLAVGPGRFENGERLPLDVKTGDIVLYSKYGGTEVKYSGEEYLVLSARDVLAIIEK, encoded by the coding sequence GTGACGACCGCCAGCTCCAAGGTTGCCATCAAGCCGCTCGAGGACCGCATTGTGGTCCAGGCCGTCGAGGCCGAGCAGACCACGGCCTCGGGCCTGGTCATCCCGGACACTGCGAAGGAGAAGCCCCAGGAGGGCGTCGTCCTTGCCGTGGGCCCGGGCCGGTTCGAGAACGGCGAGCGCCTGCCGCTCGACGTGAAGACCGGCGACATCGTGCTGTACAGCAAGTACGGCGGCACCGAAGTGAAGTACAGCGGCGAGGAGTACCTCGTCCTCTCGGCTCGCGACGTGCTCGCGATCATCGAGAAGTAA
- a CDS encoding RNA polymerase sigma factor SigF, which yields MSPRLDASQTPQATSTPSPEQADLVEEDFDGLAGLPEIPPYDEVGPVDARALSKTLFERLESLEEGTHEYSYVRNTLVELNLALVKFAASRFRSRSEPMEDIIQVGTIGLIKAIDRFELSRGVEFPTFAMPTIVGEIKRFFRDTSWSVRVPRRLQELRLDLAKAGDELAQQLDRAPTVGELADRLGLSNDEVVEGMAASNAYTASSLDAQPEEDDSEGALADRIGYEDHGLEGIEYVESLKPLIAELPSRDRKILSLRFVANMTQSEIGDELGISQMHVSRLLSRTLVRLRRGLTVEE from the coding sequence ATGTCACCCCGGCTCGACGCATCGCAGACCCCCCAGGCGACGTCGACACCTTCTCCAGAACAGGCGGATCTCGTCGAGGAGGACTTCGACGGACTCGCCGGCCTTCCGGAGATCCCGCCGTACGACGAGGTGGGGCCGGTGGACGCACGGGCCCTGTCCAAGACCCTCTTCGAGCGGCTGGAATCCCTGGAAGAAGGCACGCACGAGTACTCCTATGTACGCAACACCCTGGTCGAACTGAACCTCGCTCTGGTGAAGTTCGCCGCCTCCCGGTTCCGCTCCCGCAGCGAGCCGATGGAGGACATCATCCAGGTCGGCACGATCGGCCTGATCAAGGCGATCGACCGCTTCGAGCTCAGCCGTGGCGTGGAGTTCCCGACCTTCGCCATGCCGACCATCGTCGGCGAGATCAAGCGCTTCTTCCGCGACACCAGTTGGTCGGTGCGCGTACCCCGCCGACTCCAGGAACTCCGCCTGGACCTGGCCAAGGCCGGCGACGAGCTGGCCCAGCAACTCGATCGCGCTCCGACAGTGGGAGAGCTGGCGGATCGTCTGGGCCTGTCGAACGACGAGGTCGTCGAGGGCATGGCCGCGTCCAACGCCTACACCGCATCTTCACTCGACGCCCAGCCGGAGGAGGACGACTCCGAAGGCGCCCTGGCCGACCGCATCGGCTACGAGGACCACGGCCTGGAAGGCATCGAGTACGTCGAGTCCCTGAAGCCCCTGATCGCCGAACTCCCTTCCCGCGACCGGAAGATCCTCTCCCTCCGCTTCGTCGCCAACATGACGCAGTCCGAGATAGGCGATGAGCTGGGCATCTCCCAGATGCACGTCTCCCGCCTGCTGTCCCGCACGCTGGTACGCCTCCGGAGAGGCCTGACGGTCGAGGAGTAG
- a CDS encoding 5-(carboxyamino)imidazole ribonucleotide synthase — MTFPVVGMVGGGQLARMTHEAGIPLGIRFKLLSDTPQDSAAQVVGDVVVGDYRDLDTLRDFARGCDVITFDHEHVPTEHLRALEADGIPVRPGPDALVHAQDKGVMRERLDAIGVPCPRHRIVSDPADVAAFAEEGDGFPVVLKTVRGGYDGKGVWVVESAEEAEDPFRAGVPVLAEEKVDFVRELAANVVRSPHGQAVAYPVVESRQVGGVCDTVIAPAPDLPEERALKAEQLALNIAKELDVIGHLAVELFETRDGRILVNELAMRPHNSGHWSQDGAITSQFANHVRAVLDLPLGDPRPRAKWTVMVNVLGGDYPDMYSAYLHCMARDPKLKIHMYGKDVKPGRKVGHVNTYGDDLADVLDRARHAAAYLRGTITE; from the coding sequence GTGACTTTCCCGGTAGTCGGCATGGTCGGCGGAGGCCAGCTCGCGCGTATGACGCACGAGGCTGGCATCCCGCTCGGCATCAGATTCAAGCTTCTCAGTGACACCCCCCAGGACTCCGCGGCGCAGGTCGTCGGCGATGTCGTCGTCGGCGACTATCGCGATCTCGACACGCTGCGTGACTTCGCGCGGGGCTGCGATGTGATCACCTTCGATCACGAACATGTGCCCACCGAGCATTTGCGGGCCCTGGAGGCGGACGGCATTCCCGTACGCCCCGGCCCCGACGCTCTGGTGCACGCCCAGGACAAGGGTGTGATGCGCGAGCGGCTGGACGCGATCGGGGTGCCGTGTCCACGGCACCGGATCGTGAGCGACCCGGCCGATGTCGCCGCGTTCGCGGAGGAGGGCGACGGCTTTCCGGTCGTCCTGAAGACCGTCCGCGGCGGCTACGACGGCAAGGGCGTGTGGGTCGTGGAGTCCGCGGAGGAGGCCGAGGATCCCTTCCGCGCAGGTGTCCCGGTCCTCGCAGAGGAGAAGGTCGACTTCGTACGGGAACTCGCCGCGAACGTCGTCCGCTCGCCCCACGGCCAGGCCGTCGCGTACCCCGTCGTGGAATCGCGGCAGGTGGGCGGCGTCTGTGACACGGTGATCGCCCCGGCCCCGGACCTCCCCGAGGAGCGGGCGCTGAAGGCCGAGCAGCTTGCCCTGAACATCGCCAAGGAACTCGACGTCATAGGCCACCTCGCCGTCGAGCTCTTCGAGACCCGCGACGGCCGCATCCTGGTCAACGAGCTGGCCATGCGCCCCCACAACTCCGGCCACTGGTCCCAGGACGGCGCGATCACCTCCCAGTTCGCCAACCACGTCCGCGCGGTCCTCGACCTGCCCCTCGGCGACCCGCGCCCGCGCGCGAAGTGGACGGTCATGGTGAACGTCCTCGGCGGCGACTACCCCGACATGTACTCCGCGTACCTGCACTGCATGGCCCGCGACCCGAAGCTCAAGATCCACATGTACGGCAAGGACGTGAAGCCCGGCCGCAAGGTCGGCCACGTCAACACCTATGGCGACGACCTGGCCGACGTCCTCGACCGCGCCCGTCACGCAGCCGCATACCTGAGAGGGACGATCACCGAATGA
- the purE gene encoding 5-(carboxyamino)imidazole ribonucleotide mutase: MSTAPESPVVGIVMGSDSDWPVMEAAAQALDEFEIAYEVDVVSAHRMPREMIAYGEEAAGRGIKVIIAGAGGAAHLPGMLASVTPLPVIGVPVPLKHLDGMDSLLSIVQMPAGVPVATVSVAGARNAGLLAARILGAHDEELRGRMREFQQELNDQASEKGKRLRAKTEGAAGFGFGSGS; encoded by the coding sequence ATGAGCACTGCGCCAGAGTCGCCCGTCGTCGGCATCGTCATGGGCTCGGACTCCGACTGGCCCGTCATGGAGGCGGCGGCCCAGGCCCTGGACGAGTTCGAGATCGCGTACGAGGTCGATGTCGTCTCCGCGCACCGGATGCCGCGCGAGATGATCGCGTACGGCGAGGAGGCGGCCGGCCGCGGCATCAAGGTGATCATCGCGGGTGCGGGCGGGGCCGCCCATCTGCCGGGCATGCTCGCCTCCGTGACCCCGCTGCCCGTGATCGGCGTGCCCGTGCCGCTGAAGCACCTGGACGGCATGGACTCCCTGCTGTCCATCGTGCAGATGCCCGCCGGAGTGCCGGTCGCCACCGTCTCGGTCGCCGGCGCGCGCAATGCCGGACTGCTCGCGGCCCGCATCCTCGGTGCCCACGACGAGGAACTCCGCGGCCGTATGCGGGAGTTCCAGCAGGAACTGAACGACCAGGCTTCGGAAAAGGGCAAGCGGCTGCGCGCCAAGACCGAGGGCGCCGCGGGCTTCGGCTTCGGCTCGGGGAGCTGA